AAAAAACAAAAAATATCCTGCACTTTCTGCCACATTCGGTGCGATCATTATCTGGGCCAGTTTGCCCACTTTAGTAAAATTAATTGTAACACAAGTTAATGTAAGCTTTTTTCTAGTCCAAAGATTTTTTATTTCTTTTCTTATTTTATGCTGGTTAACACCTAGAATTATAAAAAAATTAAAATTAGTAGACAGCAAAATCCTGACGGGATTTATGATAGCTTTAGGAGCTAACTTCTACCTGCAGACTTATGCTTTAAGTCAAGTTCCCGCAGGGTGGTATGTCATGATTTTTGCCTTAAATCCCATACTAACCCTATTGTTGCTTCGACATAATATCACTCTAACCACATGGGTGGGCATTGCATTAGCTGTAATGGGTACTTATTTATTCAGTATTGCCCAACAGGGCTATTTATCCACAATAAGCCCTTTATCAATAGCCGCTCTACTAGGCGGTATGTTTACCTGGTCAATTTATTCAGTATTAGTTAAAAAACTTCATGCTATCTACTCTGACACAGAATTAACCGGCCTATCCAGCTTGGTTGCCTTAATAACCAGCCTGTTAATATGGTCTATCAGCGGCTTTCCAGTAGATGCTGGATTTATAAAATACCTTCCGGTAACTCTGATAATTGGCTTGATAGTTCCAGTAGCCTATTTCTTATATTCTTATGGCATGCGCAAACTTCCTGTTATTACTGTAAATGCTCAATATATAGAACCCATTTTTTCATTATTTTTTGCCAGTTTAATTCTGCATGAAAACTTAAACCGCAACCAATATTTGGCCAGCCTGATAGTCATTGCAGGAACTATTCTTTCAAGTGAAATTTTCAAAGCTAAACTTGTTTCCTATGAACACAAATAAAAAAATCATAGTTAAACTTAAATCGCCGAAAATGAAATTTTCAGCGGGTCATTTTACCATTTTTTCAAATGAATCTCGCGAAAACCTGCATGGACATAACTTCACAGTACAATGCTCTATCGAGACTTTAATTGAAGAAAATGGCATGGCACTTGATTATAATATCTATAAACACATAATTATTGATATTTGTAATCAGTTAGATGAAATCATTTTGCTACCTGAAAAATCTCCACATATGCGATTAGAAGAATCGGATACCTATTATTTTTGTCACTTTTTTGATGAAAGGATGGTCTTTTTAAAAAGAGATGTCAAATTTTTACCTGTCGCTAATATCACTATAGAAGAACTCGCTTTCTGGATGCTAAGCGTCTTACTTAGCAATATTAAGAATGAATATATAAGAAATATCAACGCGATCAAAATAAAAATTTCCAGCAGCCCATCTCAATCAGCCATCGCTAAATGGACTAAACAAAAATGCCTACAGCCATAATTACTGGAGCAAGCCAGGGAATAGGGAAAGGAACTGCGGAATTTTTTTTGACGCAGGATTGGAATGTTATAAATATATCTAGAACAAAGTCAGATTTAACGCATTCGAACTTAAAAAATTTCAGTTTAAATTTAGGAGATAAAAACTGGCAAGATCCATTTAAGCTATCAATGACTAATCAATTTTGTCAAAACGAACAAATATGCCTGATACATAATGCTGCATGTTATAAAAAAGACAGTATACAAAATTTGTCAGCCCAAGAGCTTCGAGACGTGCTTGAGGTTAATTTAGTCGCTCCTGCTATTTTAAATACACTGCTTATACCGAAGATGTCAAAAGGATCTTCAATTTTGTATATCGGCTCAACTTTGTCGGAAAAAGCAGTACAAAATGCTGCATCCTATGTTATTTCTAAACATGCATTATTAGGCATGATGCGATCAACTGCTCAAGATTTAGCAGGAAAAAATATCCATACCCTCTGCATATGCCCGGGTTTCACCGACACAAAAATGCTAAAGCAACATTTACAAAGTGATCAATCAAACCTAGATATCATACTATCGAAAATATGCTTTCATAAATTGATTAAGCCAGAAGAAATAGCCAAATTAACATTTTATTGTGCGCTGAACCCACTGCTTAATGGCGCAACAATACATGCAAATTATGGACAAATAGAACATTAGAAAGATTGTAAGCATATCCAAAATGCTTGAGCTACAAATAAAATAAGGGAAATAATGCTCTATTAGAATTTTTCGGGCTTGATAATTGCCATAATATTTGTCAGGTATACAAACTTGGCATTCAACTAGCTAAAAATAGATTCCCAAACATCGATCAGGGATTGAAATAACGGTGCATGAATCTTTGCCTACGTAGTCAAGTTCTTATTGGAGGAAGGATTCAAGCCCTATTATAAGTTTCTCGAAATGA
This genomic interval from Patescibacteria group bacterium contains the following:
- a CDS encoding DMT family transporter; its protein translation is MLKNKKYPALSATFGAIIIWASLPTLVKLIVTQVNVSFFLVQRFFISFLILCWLTPRIIKKLKLVDSKILTGFMIALGANFYLQTYALSQVPAGWYVMIFALNPILTLLLLRHNITLTTWVGIALAVMGTYLFSIAQQGYLSTISPLSIAALLGGMFTWSIYSVLVKKLHAIYSDTELTGLSSLVALITSLLIWSISGFPVDAGFIKYLPVTLIIGLIVPVAYFLYSYGMRKLPVITVNAQYIEPIFSLFFASLILHENLNRNQYLASLIVIAGTILSSEIFKAKLVSYEHK
- a CDS encoding 6-carboxytetrahydropterin synthase, yielding MNTNKKIIVKLKSPKMKFSAGHFTIFSNESRENLHGHNFTVQCSIETLIEENGMALDYNIYKHIIIDICNQLDEIILLPEKSPHMRLEESDTYYFCHFFDERMVFLKRDVKFLPVANITIEELAFWMLSVLLSNIKNEYIRNINAIKIKISSSPSQSAIAKWTKQKCLQP
- a CDS encoding SDR family oxidoreductase, with protein sequence MPTAIITGASQGIGKGTAEFFLTQDWNVINISRTKSDLTHSNLKNFSLNLGDKNWQDPFKLSMTNQFCQNEQICLIHNAACYKKDSIQNLSAQELRDVLEVNLVAPAILNTLLIPKMSKGSSILYIGSTLSEKAVQNAASYVISKHALLGMMRSTAQDLAGKNIHTLCICPGFTDTKMLKQHLQSDQSNLDIILSKICFHKLIKPEEIAKLTFYCALNPLLNGATIHANYGQIEH